One part of the Anaeromyxobacter sp. Fw109-5 genome encodes these proteins:
- a CDS encoding GyrI-like domain-containing protein codes for MPIARAAESPSPPARGEYAAAETPRFVTVAPARFLAKVGRGEPGGAVFQADVAALCTVAEELARRGVAVEPAFLEALWWTPDVTHGPFTWELLLRLGPGVTIGRAELAEVAAAIQDQEASRAVRVQELNEGECVQTLHRGPYDAVGPAVARLEAAAREAGRRLAPPIHEIYLNGPPTPPEALRTIVRHPLAPLEG; via the coding sequence ATGCCGATCGCACGCGCGGCCGAGTCGCCGTCGCCGCCTGCACGGGGGGAGTACGCCGCAGCGGAGACGCCGCGCTTCGTGACCGTCGCGCCGGCCCGCTTCCTCGCCAAGGTCGGTCGCGGCGAGCCCGGGGGCGCCGTGTTCCAGGCGGACGTGGCGGCGCTCTGCACGGTCGCGGAGGAGCTGGCGCGCCGCGGCGTGGCGGTCGAGCCGGCGTTCCTGGAGGCGCTCTGGTGGACGCCCGACGTGACGCATGGGCCATTCACCTGGGAGCTGCTCCTCCGGCTCGGTCCCGGCGTGACGATCGGCCGCGCCGAGCTCGCCGAGGTCGCCGCCGCCATCCAGGACCAGGAAGCCTCGCGCGCCGTCCGCGTCCAGGAGCTGAACGAGGGCGAGTGCGTGCAGACGCTGCATCGCGGGCCGTACGACGCGGTGGGGCCCGCGGTCGCGCGGCTCGAGGCGGCCGCCCGGGAGGCGGGGCGGCGGCTCGCGCCCCCCATCCACGAGATCTACCTGAACGGCCCGCCCACGCCGCCCGAGGCGTTGCGCACCATCGTGCGCCACCCGCTCGCTCCGCTCGAGGGGTGA
- a CDS encoding HAD family hydrolase, with protein sequence MSERPPIAILFDLDGTLVDTVPFILASVRHAFAGYGDCPTDAQWIAGIGTPLRAQIASFARHPEHVDPLVARYRQYWVENHDRMTRPFPGALEVVELLVTRGHPVGVVTAKTEEGALRTLRHTGLLRYMRAIVGADTCLRSKPHPEPVHVALARLERPPPEAILVGDSPHDIAAARAAGVRAIGVLHGACDRERLFAAGAETLLEDLGPLPALVAATG encoded by the coding sequence TTGTCGGAACGGCCTCCGATCGCCATTCTCTTCGACCTCGACGGCACGCTCGTCGACACGGTGCCCTTCATCCTCGCCTCCGTGCGTCATGCGTTCGCCGGGTACGGGGACTGTCCGACGGACGCTCAGTGGATCGCGGGCATCGGCACCCCGTTGCGGGCGCAGATCGCCTCCTTCGCTCGTCACCCCGAGCACGTGGACCCGCTCGTGGCCCGTTACCGGCAGTACTGGGTCGAGAACCACGACCGCATGACACGCCCCTTTCCTGGCGCCCTCGAGGTGGTCGAGCTCCTCGTTACCAGGGGGCACCCGGTCGGCGTGGTGACGGCCAAGACCGAGGAAGGTGCGCTGCGGACCCTCCGGCACACCGGGCTCCTGCGTTACATGCGAGCGATCGTGGGCGCGGATACGTGTCTCCGGAGCAAGCCGCACCCGGAGCCGGTGCACGTCGCGCTCGCGCGGCTGGAGCGGCCCCCGCCGGAGGCCATCCTCGTCGGCGACTCGCCGCACGATATCGCGGCTGCACGAGCCGCGGGGGTCCGGGCCATCGGGGTACTGCACGGCGCGTGCGATCGCGAGCGCCTCTTCGCGGCCGGCGCGGAGACGCTGCTCGAGGACCTCGGGCCGCTGCCTGCGCTCGTCGCCGCGACCGGTTAG
- the mscL gene encoding large conductance mechanosensitive channel protein MscL: protein MVNGLEATRRAGGLAKEFREFLLKQNVIALAAGVVIGAAIGKVVSGIVDFVVMPVVGLLLPGQDEWRQAKLDIGGGNAIGYGEVVGRLVEFGIIALVVFLVLKAFVRAPPPPAPTKACPQCLETIPAAALRCRACTSEV from the coding sequence ATGGTGAACGGGCTCGAGGCGACGCGCCGGGCCGGCGGCCTGGCGAAGGAGTTCCGGGAGTTCCTGCTGAAGCAGAACGTGATCGCCCTCGCGGCCGGCGTCGTGATCGGCGCCGCCATCGGCAAGGTGGTCAGCGGGATCGTGGATTTCGTGGTCATGCCGGTGGTGGGGCTCCTGCTCCCGGGCCAGGACGAGTGGCGCCAGGCGAAGCTCGACATCGGCGGGGGCAACGCCATCGGCTACGGCGAGGTGGTGGGGCGGCTCGTCGAGTTCGGGATCATCGCGCTCGTCGTGTTCCTCGTCCTGAAGGCGTTCGTGCGCGCGCCGCCGCCGCCCGCGCCGACGAAGGCCTGCCCGCAGTGCCTGGAGACGATCCCGGCCGCGGCCCTCCGCTGCCGCGCCTGCACCTCGGAGGTCTGA
- a CDS encoding MBL fold metallo-hydrolase RNA specificity domain-containing protein encodes MASIRFLGAAGTVTGSRFLVESGSVRVLVDAGLFQGQKELRLRNRAPWPVPPSSIDAVVLTHAHVDHTGALPLLVRDGFRGLAHCTPATRDLAGLLLPDSGRLQEEEARFANRRGYSKHAPHAAPLYSEADALAALPRLSPLPYDEERAIAPGVRVRFRRAGHILGSALVELALDGPRPLRLLFSGDLGRYGAPILPDPDPGSPADALVLESTYAGKAHPDASPAAALAEEIRRAVRAGGAVIIPAFAIGRTQEVLFTLRALEARGEIPALPVFVDSPMAVDATALFLAHRADHDDETTRLIEAGEEPLRPAKLSFCRSTDQSKALNDVRGPCVILSASGMATGGRVLHHLARRLPDPRTTVLLVGFQAAGTRGWTLQSGAPTVRIHGEDVPVKARVATISGFSAHADEAEISRWLATFPSPPARTLLVHGEPAALAAAKARMDGLGWRAHVPAHLEELAL; translated from the coding sequence ATGGCGTCCATCCGCTTCCTCGGCGCGGCGGGTACGGTCACCGGCTCGCGCTTCCTCGTCGAGTCCGGGTCCGTCCGCGTCCTCGTCGACGCAGGCCTGTTCCAGGGGCAGAAGGAGCTGCGGCTCCGCAACCGCGCGCCCTGGCCCGTGCCGCCCTCCTCCATCGACGCGGTGGTGCTGACGCACGCCCACGTGGACCACACGGGGGCGCTGCCGCTGCTGGTCCGGGACGGATTCCGCGGCCTCGCGCACTGCACGCCCGCCACGCGTGACCTGGCCGGGCTCCTCCTGCCGGACTCGGGGCGGCTGCAGGAAGAAGAGGCGCGCTTCGCGAACCGGAGGGGGTACTCGAAGCACGCCCCGCACGCGGCCCCGCTCTACTCCGAGGCAGACGCGCTCGCGGCGCTGCCGCGGCTCTCCCCGCTCCCCTACGACGAGGAGCGCGCGATCGCGCCGGGCGTGCGCGTTCGCTTCCGCCGGGCCGGCCACATCCTGGGGAGCGCCCTCGTCGAGCTCGCGCTCGACGGGCCGCGGCCGCTGCGGCTGCTCTTCAGCGGCGACCTCGGCCGCTACGGCGCGCCCATCCTCCCGGATCCCGATCCCGGCTCCCCCGCCGACGCGCTCGTGCTGGAGAGCACCTACGCGGGCAAGGCCCACCCGGACGCCTCGCCCGCGGCCGCGCTCGCCGAGGAGATCCGGCGCGCCGTCCGCGCGGGCGGCGCGGTGATCATCCCCGCCTTCGCCATCGGCCGCACGCAGGAGGTGCTTTTCACGCTCCGTGCGCTCGAGGCGAGGGGCGAGATCCCGGCGCTCCCGGTCTTCGTGGACTCGCCGATGGCGGTGGACGCGACCGCGCTGTTCCTCGCGCACCGCGCGGACCACGACGACGAGACGACCCGCCTCATCGAGGCGGGAGAGGAGCCGCTCCGCCCCGCGAAGCTCTCCTTCTGCCGGAGCACCGACCAGTCCAAGGCCCTGAACGACGTGCGCGGCCCGTGCGTCATCCTGTCGGCGTCGGGCATGGCCACCGGCGGCCGCGTGCTCCACCACCTCGCCCGCCGCCTCCCCGATCCGCGCACGACCGTGCTGCTCGTGGGCTTCCAGGCGGCGGGCACGCGCGGCTGGACCTTGCAGAGCGGGGCGCCGACCGTGCGCATCCACGGCGAGGACGTGCCGGTGAAGGCCCGCGTGGCGACGATCAGCGGCTTCTCGGCGCACGCCGACGAGGCGGAGATCTCGCGCTGGCTCGCGACCTTCCCCTCCCCGCCGGCCCGGACGCTCCTCGTCCACGGCGAGCCCGCGGCGCTCGCCGCGGCCAAGGCGCGCATGGACGGGCTCGGCTGGAGGGCGCACGTCCCGGCCCACCTCGAGGAGCTCGCGCTGTGA
- a CDS encoding rhodanese-like domain-containing protein, whose protein sequence is MRRSLGVVIALALGCGSRGGSEPFRVASISDVEKMLGAPGVTIVDANVRDLFERHHLPGARFAGDGPLREVLPEDRDARLVFYCSGPR, encoded by the coding sequence ATGCGTCGGAGCCTGGGGGTCGTCATCGCGCTGGCGCTCGGTTGCGGCTCGCGCGGCGGCAGCGAGCCGTTTCGCGTCGCGTCCATCTCGGACGTGGAGAAGATGCTCGGCGCCCCCGGCGTGACGATCGTCGACGCCAACGTCCGCGATCTGTTCGAGCGGCATCACCTCCCCGGCGCGCGGTTCGCCGGCGACGGGCCGCTGCGCGAGGTGCTGCCGGAGGATCGCGACGCGAGGCTGGTCTTCTACTGCTCGGGTCCGCGGTGA
- a CDS encoding (deoxy)nucleoside triphosphate pyrophosphohydrolase, whose product MRRKIRVVGAMIEQDGKYLITQRPPRASLPLLWEFPGGRVEAGETDPAALARELREEMGIGVEVGDRVIHVEHAYESYDIDFCVYRCRLVTGPIQNLRVHAHRWVRPDELDQYEFPAADEKTIAKLLGL is encoded by the coding sequence ATGCGCCGCAAGATCCGGGTCGTCGGGGCGATGATCGAGCAGGACGGCAAGTACCTCATCACCCAGCGGCCGCCGCGGGCCTCCTTGCCGCTGCTGTGGGAGTTCCCCGGCGGCCGCGTGGAGGCGGGCGAGACGGATCCCGCCGCGCTCGCGCGAGAGCTGCGCGAGGAGATGGGCATCGGGGTCGAGGTCGGCGACCGCGTGATCCACGTCGAACACGCGTACGAGAGCTACGACATCGACTTCTGCGTGTACCGCTGCCGGCTCGTCACCGGGCCCATCCAGAACCTCCGCGTGCACGCCCACCGCTGGGTCCGACCCGACGAGCTCGACCAGTACGAGTTCCCCGCGGCCGACGAGAAGACCATCGCGAAGCTCCTCGGCCTCTAG
- the ftsH gene encoding ATP-dependent zinc metalloprotease FtsH — translation MPDDKKPHGQRGERGSRQGPQTRVPLASPAAWLVLIALAVFLFRAFQDVGVRRIPYSQFKDMVRQSSFERVVIGPDWVRGIPKPVESGSEGAKAEGEKSEKGGQALPYVATRIPGGDSELVPLVEKAGVPYDAVSGGGMGDLFWVWVAPIALGLLFWAWIMRRMSGQMGQGPPGVMAFGKSRARVHMEPDTGITFQDVAGIDEAVEELQEIVEFLKTPEKYRRLGGRIPKGVLLVGPPGTGKTLLARATAGEAGVPFFSLSGSEFVEMFVGVGAARVRDLFAQATQKAPCIVFIDELDALGKSRNSGVVGGHDEREQTLNQLLAEMDGFDARASLIVMGATNRPEILDPALMRPGRFDRQVLVDRPDKRGREKILQIHAKNVKLGADVDLRSIAVRTPGFAGADLANVVNEAALLAARRNKSAVTRSEFEEAIERVVAGLEKKSRRINEREKEIVAFHEAGHALVSWMLPHADRVTKVSIIPRGLGALGYTLQLPIEDRYLLTRSELRDRMAGLMGGRVAEEEVFGEPSTGASNDLQQATGLARMMVRDYGMSEALGPIALNEERAPSFLGKAFETRTYSEQTALEVDREVQSLVLEAQQRARETVRRNRERLDAMAARLLTAEVVEEEEMTRLWGPKVARPDTIHGPGHTEAPPEHPARPVAMAEEHRDTWGAPQAVAGTAPGDHE, via the coding sequence GTGCCGGACGACAAGAAGCCACACGGACAGCGGGGCGAGCGGGGCTCGCGCCAGGGACCGCAAACACGGGTGCCGCTCGCCTCACCGGCGGCCTGGCTCGTGCTCATCGCGCTGGCGGTCTTCCTCTTCCGCGCGTTCCAGGACGTGGGCGTCCGGCGCATCCCGTACTCCCAGTTCAAGGACATGGTCCGCCAGAGCTCGTTCGAGCGCGTGGTGATCGGGCCGGACTGGGTGCGCGGCATCCCGAAGCCGGTGGAGAGCGGCTCCGAGGGAGCGAAGGCGGAGGGCGAGAAGAGCGAGAAGGGCGGCCAGGCGCTGCCGTACGTCGCGACGCGCATCCCGGGCGGCGACAGCGAGCTCGTCCCGCTCGTGGAGAAGGCGGGCGTCCCGTACGACGCCGTGTCCGGCGGCGGCATGGGCGACCTCTTCTGGGTCTGGGTCGCGCCGATCGCGCTCGGGCTCCTGTTCTGGGCGTGGATCATGCGGCGCATGTCCGGGCAGATGGGACAGGGCCCGCCGGGCGTGATGGCGTTCGGCAAGTCGCGCGCGCGCGTCCACATGGAGCCGGACACCGGGATCACCTTCCAGGACGTCGCCGGCATCGACGAGGCCGTCGAGGAGCTCCAGGAGATCGTCGAGTTCCTGAAAACGCCGGAGAAGTACCGGCGGCTGGGCGGGCGGATCCCCAAGGGCGTGCTGCTCGTCGGTCCCCCCGGCACCGGCAAGACGCTGCTCGCCCGCGCCACGGCGGGCGAGGCGGGGGTCCCGTTCTTCTCGCTGTCCGGCTCGGAGTTCGTCGAGATGTTCGTCGGCGTCGGCGCCGCGCGCGTCCGCGACCTCTTCGCCCAGGCGACTCAGAAGGCGCCGTGCATCGTCTTCATCGACGAGCTCGACGCGCTCGGCAAGTCGCGCAACTCCGGCGTGGTCGGCGGCCACGACGAGCGGGAGCAGACGCTGAACCAGCTGCTCGCCGAGATGGACGGCTTCGACGCGCGCGCCTCCCTCATCGTCATGGGCGCGACGAACCGGCCGGAGATCCTGGACCCCGCGCTGATGCGCCCGGGCCGCTTCGATCGTCAGGTCCTCGTGGACCGTCCCGACAAGCGCGGCCGCGAGAAGATCCTCCAGATCCACGCGAAGAACGTGAAGCTCGGCGCGGACGTGGACCTCCGCTCGATCGCGGTGCGCACGCCCGGCTTCGCCGGCGCCGACCTCGCGAACGTGGTGAACGAGGCCGCGCTGCTCGCCGCCCGCCGCAACAAGAGCGCGGTGACGCGGTCGGAGTTCGAGGAGGCCATCGAGCGCGTCGTGGCGGGGCTCGAGAAGAAGAGCCGGCGCATCAACGAGCGGGAGAAGGAGATCGTCGCGTTCCACGAGGCCGGGCACGCGCTCGTCTCCTGGATGCTGCCCCACGCCGACCGGGTGACGAAGGTGTCGATCATCCCGCGCGGCCTCGGCGCCCTCGGCTACACGCTCCAGCTGCCGATCGAGGATCGCTACCTCCTCACGCGCTCCGAGCTGCGCGACCGCATGGCGGGGCTCATGGGCGGGCGCGTGGCCGAGGAGGAGGTGTTCGGCGAGCCGTCCACCGGCGCCTCGAACGATCTCCAGCAGGCCACCGGCCTCGCCCGCATGATGGTGCGCGACTACGGCATGAGCGAGGCGCTCGGCCCCATCGCGCTCAACGAGGAGCGCGCGCCTTCCTTCCTCGGCAAGGCGTTCGAGACGCGCACCTACTCCGAGCAGACCGCGCTCGAGGTCGACCGCGAGGTGCAGTCGCTCGTGCTGGAGGCGCAGCAGCGCGCGCGAGAGACGGTGCGGCGCAACCGCGAACGGCTCGACGCGATGGCCGCCCGGCTGCTCACGGCCGAGGTGGTGGAGGAGGAGGAGATGACGCGCCTCTGGGGCCCGAAGGTGGCTCGGCCGGACACGATCCACGGCCCCGGGCACACCGAGGCGCCCCCCGAGCACCCGGCCCGTCCCGTGGCGATGGCCGAGGAGCACCGCGACACGTGGGGCGCGCCGCAGGCGGTGGCGGGCACCGCGCCCGGGGACCACGAGTGA
- the pheA gene encoding prephenate dehydratase, with protein sequence MRIAYLGPPGTFSEEAVARCDLARGEAVPQPTFADAYHALRRGEVDGALLPIENSIEGSVGATLDLLVGEPGPLIRRELLLPVRQHLLAPPGTRLEDVRRVLSHPQPFGQCSRFLRERLPGAALEPTHSTAEAARKVAAGEAGAAAIGSRAAADRYGLALLAESIQDVDENFTRFVLLAQADEAPTGADRTSIAFTLDRDRPGGLYEVLGELASRGINLSKVESRPMKQALGHYVFFLDFEAHRLEPAAAEALAGVRARVHRLWLLGSYPRGGAP encoded by the coding sequence ATGCGCATCGCGTACCTCGGCCCGCCGGGCACCTTCAGCGAGGAGGCGGTGGCGCGCTGCGATCTGGCGCGCGGCGAGGCGGTGCCGCAGCCGACCTTCGCAGACGCGTACCACGCGCTCCGGCGGGGCGAGGTGGACGGCGCGCTCCTCCCCATCGAGAACTCCATCGAGGGGAGCGTCGGCGCGACGCTCGACCTCCTCGTCGGCGAGCCCGGCCCGCTCATCCGCCGCGAGCTGCTCCTCCCCGTGCGCCAGCACCTCCTCGCCCCTCCGGGCACCCGCCTCGAGGACGTTCGCCGCGTCCTCTCGCACCCGCAGCCCTTCGGCCAGTGCAGCCGCTTCCTGCGCGAGCGGCTCCCGGGCGCGGCGCTCGAGCCGACCCACTCGACGGCGGAGGCCGCGAGAAAGGTCGCCGCGGGCGAGGCCGGCGCCGCGGCGATCGGCTCGCGGGCCGCCGCCGACCGCTACGGCCTCGCGCTGCTCGCCGAGTCGATCCAGGACGTCGACGAGAACTTCACCCGGTTCGTCCTGCTCGCGCAGGCCGACGAGGCGCCGACCGGCGCGGACCGGACCAGCATCGCCTTCACGCTCGACCGGGATCGCCCGGGTGGCCTGTACGAGGTGCTGGGCGAGCTCGCCAGCCGCGGGATCAACCTCTCCAAGGTGGAGAGCCGCCCGATGAAGCAGGCCCTCGGCCACTACGTGTTCTTCCTCGACTTCGAGGCGCACCGGCTCGAGCCGGCGGCGGCCGAGGCGCTCGCGGGCGTCCGCGCGCGCGTGCACCGCCTGTGGCTGCTCGGCTCGTATCCGCGCGGCGGGGCGCCGTAG
- a CDS encoding homocysteine S-methyltransferase family protein, translating to MTSLHEAPGAPTLLDGGMGTALVARGLPQGALPEEWLLARPDAIAEVHADHARAGAEIVLTCTFNLAAPRLAQRLDPPRVEELAAIAVRLARGAAPGARVAGALGPTGLAAPGRPAPIRSLAAGYGRAARALAAAGADLLWLETQHDRAEARLALVAARATGLDAVVTFTALGDGATLSDGTSVEEALLAMASLGASAVGVNCGAPGAALGALAAWAKATLPVPFVAKPSPGLPGAVRSPDAFAAELRPALAAGVALVGGCCGASGDHLRALAAGWRAPR from the coding sequence GTGACGAGCCTCCACGAGGCGCCCGGCGCGCCGACGCTGCTCGACGGCGGCATGGGCACCGCGCTCGTCGCGCGTGGGCTCCCGCAGGGTGCGCTCCCCGAGGAGTGGCTGCTCGCCCGCCCCGACGCGATCGCGGAGGTCCACGCCGATCACGCCCGGGCGGGCGCGGAGATCGTCCTCACCTGCACGTTCAACCTGGCGGCGCCGCGCCTCGCGCAGCGCCTCGACCCGCCGCGCGTCGAGGAGCTCGCCGCGATCGCCGTGCGGCTGGCGCGCGGGGCGGCGCCCGGCGCGCGTGTCGCCGGGGCGCTCGGGCCGACGGGGCTGGCCGCGCCCGGTCGGCCCGCGCCGATCCGGAGCCTCGCGGCCGGCTACGGACGGGCCGCGCGCGCCCTGGCGGCGGCCGGCGCGGACCTGCTCTGGCTCGAGACGCAGCACGACCGCGCCGAGGCGCGCCTCGCCCTCGTGGCCGCCCGCGCGACCGGGCTCGACGCGGTCGTGACCTTCACCGCGCTCGGCGACGGCGCGACGCTCTCCGACGGCACCTCGGTCGAGGAGGCCCTGCTCGCGATGGCGTCGCTCGGCGCGAGCGCGGTCGGGGTGAACTGCGGCGCGCCCGGCGCAGCGCTCGGGGCGCTCGCCGCCTGGGCGAAGGCCACCCTCCCCGTCCCCTTCGTCGCGAAGCCGAGCCCCGGGCTCCCGGGTGCGGTGCGCTCGCCGGACGCCTTCGCCGCGGAGCTCCGGCCAGCGCTCGCTGCCGGGGTCGCGCTCGTCGGCGGCTGCTGCGGCGCCTCGGGGGATCACCTGCGCGCGCTCGCCGCGGGATGGCGGGCTCCTCGCTGA
- the dmeF gene encoding CDF family Co(II)/Ni(II) efflux transporter DmeF: MHMESVERWQHDHAFVGREPARAERRTRWVVALTLGMMVAEIVAGTLFRSMALLADGWHMGTHAAALSVAAFAYAYARKHAADPRYTFGTGKVGALGGFASAVGLAVIALLVLTESAVRLASPVTIRFDEAILVACVGLAVNLFCAFLLRDEEHGHAHGTDHLDAHDGREDHDHDHVHRGHGHRDHNLRAAYLHVLADAMTSVLAIVALLAGRTLGWSWMDPVMGIVGSVVIARWSYGLLRDTSSVLLDAEASAARRAEIRGALEQGGDRVADLHVWRVGPRHLGAIVSVVSDAPRPPAAYKQRLAAFPDLVHVTVEVHRCDGSETRGVA, from the coding sequence ATGCACATGGAGAGCGTCGAGCGCTGGCAGCACGATCACGCGTTCGTCGGGCGCGAGCCGGCGCGCGCCGAGCGGCGTACCCGCTGGGTCGTCGCGCTCACGCTCGGCATGATGGTCGCGGAGATCGTCGCCGGGACCCTGTTCCGGTCGATGGCGCTCCTCGCCGACGGCTGGCACATGGGCACGCACGCGGCGGCCCTCTCCGTCGCGGCGTTCGCCTACGCCTACGCACGCAAGCACGCCGCGGACCCTCGCTACACGTTCGGGACGGGCAAGGTCGGCGCGCTGGGCGGGTTCGCGAGCGCGGTGGGGCTGGCGGTGATCGCGCTCCTCGTCCTGACGGAGAGCGCCGTCCGGCTCGCGTCGCCGGTGACGATCCGTTTCGACGAGGCCATCCTCGTCGCCTGCGTGGGGCTCGCCGTGAACCTGTTCTGCGCGTTCTTGCTGCGGGACGAGGAGCACGGGCACGCCCACGGGACGGACCACCTCGACGCCCACGACGGTCGAGAGGACCACGACCACGACCACGTCCATCGCGGCCATGGCCACCGGGACCACAACCTCCGCGCCGCCTACCTCCACGTGCTGGCCGACGCGATGACCTCGGTCCTCGCCATCGTGGCGCTCCTCGCGGGGAGGACGCTCGGCTGGAGCTGGATGGATCCGGTGATGGGGATCGTCGGCTCGGTGGTGATCGCCCGCTGGTCGTACGGCCTGCTGCGCGACACCTCGTCGGTGCTGCTCGACGCCGAGGCCTCGGCGGCGCGCCGCGCCGAGATCCGTGGGGCGCTGGAGCAGGGAGGGGATCGGGTCGCCGACCTGCACGTGTGGCGGGTCGGTCCGAGGCACCTCGGCGCCATCGTGTCGGTCGTGAGCGACGCGCCGCGCCCACCCGCCGCCTACAAGCAGCGGCTCGCGGCGTTTCCCGATCTCGTGCACGTCACGGTCGAGGTGCACCGCTGCGACGGTTCGGAGACGCGCGGCGTCGCCTGA
- a CDS encoding nucleotide exchange factor GrpE has translation MSEERRGAPAPEAGEPQVKVVDRRRFRPDGRPVEGDPEQTPGAGADAPSEEAAAPETAADPREAQLAAQQARIEELARAYAALVEDNKAFRQRLERERARVVEAERVNVAQALLEAADDLERALAAVSTAGEGQGDALRNLAEGVRLSLASLHKRIAELGAQRIPVQGQRFDPHVAEAIDTIAVADAEQDGVVLHEIRPGYRIGERVLRPARVRVGRLAQA, from the coding sequence ATGTCCGAAGAGCGACGCGGCGCGCCCGCCCCGGAGGCCGGCGAGCCGCAGGTGAAGGTCGTGGATCGTCGGCGGTTCCGTCCCGACGGCAGGCCGGTGGAGGGGGATCCCGAGCAGACGCCGGGCGCCGGCGCCGACGCGCCGTCCGAGGAGGCGGCGGCGCCGGAGACGGCGGCCGATCCGCGCGAAGCGCAGCTCGCGGCCCAGCAGGCGCGCATCGAAGAGCTGGCGCGGGCCTATGCGGCGCTCGTGGAGGACAACAAGGCGTTCCGCCAGCGGCTCGAGCGCGAGCGGGCGCGCGTCGTGGAGGCGGAGCGCGTCAACGTGGCGCAGGCGCTCCTCGAGGCCGCCGACGACCTGGAGCGCGCGCTCGCCGCGGTGAGCACCGCGGGTGAGGGGCAGGGAGACGCGCTGCGGAACCTCGCCGAGGGGGTCCGGCTGTCGCTCGCGTCGCTGCACAAGCGCATCGCCGAGCTGGGCGCGCAGCGCATCCCGGTGCAGGGTCAGCGCTTCGACCCGCACGTCGCGGAGGCGATCGACACCATCGCCGTCGCGGACGCGGAGCAGGACGGTGTCGTGCTGCACGAGATCCGCCCCGGATATCGCATCGGCGAGCGCGTTCTTCGCCCCGCGCGGGTCCGGGTCGGCCGCCTTGCCCAGGCGTAG
- a CDS encoding SDR family NAD(P)-dependent oxidoreductase → MDLGLGGKAAIVTGGSRGIGRAIALELAREGARVAVGARGEDALAETLRALEAAGPGPHLAVPCDLTTAGGVDALVSGTVQRLGGVDLLVNNVGGSGARTVAEADEADFRAVLDRNLFPALRASLRVIPELRRRGGGAIVMISSIWGREAGGGPSYNVAKAAEVSLAKALARELAREGIRVNTVAPGSIAFPGGGWERRRLSDPEGIADFVGREIPGGRFGRPEEVAAVVAFLLSARASWVNGACWVVDGGQSRAF, encoded by the coding sequence ATGGACCTGGGACTGGGCGGAAAGGCGGCGATCGTCACCGGGGGGAGCCGCGGGATCGGACGCGCCATCGCGCTCGAGCTCGCCCGCGAGGGCGCGCGGGTGGCGGTGGGCGCGCGCGGGGAGGACGCGCTCGCGGAGACGCTCCGCGCGCTCGAGGCCGCGGGTCCGGGCCCTCACCTCGCCGTGCCCTGCGATCTGACCACCGCGGGCGGGGTGGACGCCCTCGTCTCCGGGACGGTGCAGCGGCTCGGCGGCGTCGATCTGCTCGTGAACAACGTGGGCGGCTCGGGCGCGAGGACGGTCGCCGAGGCCGACGAGGCGGACTTCCGCGCGGTGCTCGATCGAAACCTCTTCCCCGCGCTGCGCGCGAGCCTCCGGGTGATCCCGGAGCTTCGCCGCCGCGGCGGCGGCGCCATCGTGATGATCTCCTCGATCTGGGGCCGCGAGGCCGGGGGCGGCCCGTCCTACAACGTCGCGAAGGCGGCGGAGGTGAGCCTCGCGAAGGCGCTCGCGCGGGAGCTCGCGCGGGAAGGCATCCGCGTGAACACCGTCGCGCCGGGATCGATCGCGTTCCCCGGCGGCGGGTGGGAGCGGCGCCGGCTCTCCGATCCGGAGGGCATCGCCGACTTCGTCGGCCGTGAGATCCCCGGGGGGCGCTTCGGCCGGCCGGAGGAGGTGGCGGCCGTCGTCGCCTTCCTCCTCTCGGCGCGGGCGAGCTGGGTGAACGGCGCGTGCTGGGTGGTGGACGGCGGGCAGAGCCGCGCGTTTTGA